Proteins encoded within one genomic window of Malassezia restricta chromosome VII, complete sequence:
- a CDS encoding nicotinamide-nucleotide adenylyltransferase: MSRWPVARSLALRDALDHVSRGEPWRIAYTTHQDGVRLSGPSPAHIAVLDASFNPPTRAHAALASLPRTPSQPFDAHLLLFSVRNADKGRGRAGDASPIERLEMMELLAHELEAQHLQVVVALVDEPLVFAKSTLVHAHMHLSVPYRLYWLVGSDTLTRVFHPRYYDSEAHLEACCERFFGVQGSRMICAERSAASVQGTITTPTTAASDAWQFVHAPGPARTWYERGAIELRPISTDAAQLSSTAVRRFLHEAAPEAQRPQLCTMVPPSIADYLISHSMYH; encoded by the coding sequence ATGTCTCGATGGCCGgtggcgcgctcgctggcACTGCGGGACGCGCTGGACCATGTGAGCCGTGGTGAGCCGTGGCGTATCGCCTACACCACACACCAAGACGGCGTCCGTCTCTCTGGGCCCTCGCCTGCCCACATCGCCGTCCTGGACGCCTCGTTCAATCCACCTACCcgcgcccacgccgcccTGGCGTCTCTGCCACGCACCCCATCACAGCCGTTCGATGCGCACCTCCTCCTCTTTTCGGTGCGTAACGCTGATAAGggccgcggccgcgcaggcGACGCGAGCCCCATCGAGCGACTCGAAATGATGGAGTTGCTGGCGCACGAACTcgaggcccagcacctgcaggtcgtcgtcgcgctggTGGACGAGCCGCTCGTGTTTGCCAAGTCcacgctcgtgcatgcacacATGCACCTCTCCGTGCCATATCGCCTGTACTGGCTTGTTGGCAGCGACACCCTCACTCGCGTATTCCATCCACGGTACTATGACTCGGAGGCGCACCTCGAGGCGTGTTGCGAGCGCTTCTTCGGCGTGCAAGGCTCGCGCATGATCTGCGCCGAGCGATCCGCCGCCTCCGTGCAGGGCACGATCACCACCCCCACGACAGCGGCGTCGGACGCATGGCAGTTCGTCCATGCGCCAGGTCCTGCTCGGACATGGTacgagcgcggcgccatTGAGCTGCGTCCGATCAGCACAGACGCAGCTCAGCTCTCTTCGACGGCCGTTCGTCGCTTCCTGCACGAGGCTGCACccgaggcgcagcggccgcaGCTCTGCACCATGGTGCCCCCCTCGATCGCAGACTACCTTATCTCTCATTCCATGTATCATTAA
- a CDS encoding small subunit ribosomal protein S11e, giving the protein MSNVELGVQTEKAFQKQPLFLNSKVARKSTRAKRWYKDVGLGFKTPNAAVTGTYIDKKCPWTGLVSIRGRLLSGKVISTKMTRTVIIRREYLHYVPKYNRYERRHKNLAVHVSPAFRVEVGDIIVAGQCRPLSKTVRFNTLKVIKNKSTERAKMFHRY; this is encoded by the exons ATGTCGAACGTGGAGCTTGGTGTGCAGACGGAAAAGGCCTTCCAGAAGCAGCCCCTTTTCCTGAACTCGAAGGTGGCTCGCAAGAGCACCCGTGCTAAGCGGTGGTACAAGGACGTGGGCCTTGGTTTCAAGACGCCCAACGCCGCCGTCACCGGTACTTACATTG ACAAGAAGTGCCCCTGGACCGGTCTCGTGTCGATCCGTGGCCGTCTCCTGAGCGGCAAGGTCATCTCGACCAAGATGACCCGCACGGTGATCATCCGCCGGGAGTACCTTCACTACGTCCCCAAGTACAACCGTTACGAGCGCCGTCACAAGAACCTGGCTGTGCACGTCTCGCCTGCCTTCCGTGTTGAGGTCGGTGACATTATTGTGGCTG GTCAGTGCCGCCCTCTCTCGAAGACGGTTCGCTTCAACACGCTCAAGGTGATCAAGAACAAGAGCACGGAGCGTGCCAAGATGTTCCACCGTTACTAA
- a CDS encoding pre-mRNA-splicing factor ISY1 yields MSRNQEKAQSMLYRFRQAQAEELGVSSRRHERRPKVITTVNSVRDCDRWRGEVMREITRKVARIQDPGLTDYEVRDLNDEINHLFREKTQWERQIAALGGANYRSGVPRILDDHGEEIPGMRGYRYYGRARELPGVKEHLNPVALQEEEGKESIKVQRYKRFQHQPGPYFGNDDEKDGGVLLGEERQSEQRGWDAGWERVHAALGTSRPVPPMPQPEPVVLDLDAAASDVLAQPRKEAQRETQDTPETDARRYMPALPAEELVMPVMPGRKDMEAFLLQSKKAALRREYGVH; encoded by the coding sequence ATGTCGCGGAATCAGGAAAAGGCGCAGTCTATGCTGTACCGTTTTCggcaggcacaggccgAAGAGCTGGGTGTGTCGTCGCGGAGGCATGAGCGGCGTCCGAAGGTGATTACGACAGTGAATAGCGTACGAGACTGCGACCGATGGCGCGGCGAAGTGATGCGTGAGATTACTCGCAAAGTCGCGCGGATCCAGGATCCAGGCCTCACAGATTATGAAGTGCGGGACCTCAACGATGAGATCAATCATCTCTTTCGTGAAAAGACACAGTGGGAGCGGCAGAtcgctgcgctcggcggTGCGAACTATCGCAGCGGCGTACCCCGCATTTTGGATGATCACGGTGAAGAAATCCCAGGCATGCGTGGCTACCGCTACTATGGGCGCGCGAGAGAGCTGCCTGGTGTGAAGGAGCACTTGAATCCCGTGGCGCTACAGGAGGAGGAAGGCAAGGAGTCGATCAAGGTGCAGCGTTACAAGCGATTCCAGCACCAGCCGGGCCCGTACTTTGGGAACGACGATGAAAAAGACGGGGGCGTGCTTTTGGGCGAGGAGAGGCAGagcgagcagcgcggctGGGATGCGGGATGGGAGCGTGtccatgcggcgctcggcacgtcccggcccgtgccgccgatgccCCAGCCCGAGCCGGTGGTGCTGGATTTGGACGCCGCAGCCTCCGACGTGCTAGCTCAGCCGAGGAAGGAGGCCCAGCGCGAGACGCAAGATACCCCTGAGACCGATGCGAGGCGCTACATGCCCGCGCTGCCAGCCGAAGAGCTCGTCATGCCTGTGATGCCGGGACGCAAAGATATGGAAGCGTTTCTGCTGCAGTCGAAAAAGGCTGCGCTTCGTAGAGAGTATGGTGTACATTAA
- a CDS encoding large subunit ribosomal protein L10Ae, protein MSKIQVSSVRSSVRDLLQGSEEKRRNFNETVELQIGLKNYDPQRDKRFSGTVRLPHVPRPRMSLCILADAADVDRAKLISLDFMTVEDLKKLNKNKKLVKKLAKKYDAFLSSDALIKQIPRLLGPGLSKAGKFPSPVSHAEDLEKKVTDVKSTIKFQLKKVLCLGVAIGHVQMTEDQLTSNIMLAVNFLVSLLKKNWQNVKSLHIKSTMGKPQRLF, encoded by the coding sequence ATGTCGAAGATCCAAGTGTCAAGTGTGCGATCGTCCGTCCGTGACCTCCTCCAGGGCTCCGAGGAGAAGAGGCGTAACTTCAACGAGACCGTTGAACTCCAGATCGGTCTGAAGAACTACGACCCCCAGCGTGACAAGCGTTTCAGTGGTACGGTGCGTCTTCCTCACGTTCCGCGCCCTCGCATGTCGCTCTGCATTCttgccgacgctgccgaCGTTGACCGTGCGAAGTTGATCTCGCTCGACTTCATGACCGTCGAGGACTTGAAGAAGCTGAACAAGAACAAGAAGCTTGTCAAGAAGCTCGCCAAGAAGTACGACGCTTTCCTCTCGTCCGACGCTCTGATCAAGCAGATCCCTCGTCTGCTGGGCCCCGGTCTTTCGAAGGCTGGTAAGTTCCCTTCGCCCGTCTCGCACGCCGAGGACCTTGAGAAGAAGGTGACGGACGTCAAGTCGACTATCAAGTTCCAGCTGAAGAAGGTGCTTTGCTTGGGTGTGGCCATCGGTCACGTCCAGATGACCGAGGACCAGCTGACGTCGAACATTATGCTCGCTGTCAACTTCCTCGTCTCGCTGCTGAAGAAGAACTGGCAGAACGTCAAGTCGCTTCACATCAAGTCGACGATGGGTAAGCCCCAGCGTCTGTTCTAA